The Pelorhabdus rhamnosifermentans genome includes a window with the following:
- the ychF gene encoding redox-regulated ATPase YchF: MSTNLEVGIVGLPNVGKSTLFNAITKAGAEAANYPFCTIEPNVGVVDVPDVRLERLSEMFKPKKTTPTAMRFVDIAGLVKGASTGEGLGNKFLAHIREVDAIAQVVRCFTDANVTHVEGALDPLRDIEIINTELCLADLETVEKRLDRAKKMLKTSEKKKAEAEIELMSRVKEGLEKAEPARRLGLSDDENILLKELNLLTLKPVLFVANLGEDEVAAPEENPYYLKVKEYALAEQAQVIAVSAKVEAEIAELDDEEAKLFLEELGLKESGLDKLIKVGYDLLGLMNFFTAGEPEVRAWTICKGTKAPQAAGKIHSDIERGFIRAEIVSFDDLMACGSNHAAKEKGLVRLEGKDYIMQDGDVTYFRFNV; encoded by the coding sequence ATGAGTACAAATTTAGAAGTCGGTATTGTTGGTTTACCAAACGTAGGAAAAAGTACATTATTTAATGCCATAACCAAAGCCGGTGCGGAGGCCGCTAATTATCCTTTTTGCACTATTGAGCCTAATGTAGGTGTAGTAGACGTGCCTGATGTTCGGCTGGAGAGGCTGTCCGAGATGTTTAAGCCAAAGAAAACAACGCCTACAGCCATGCGGTTTGTCGATATCGCCGGTTTGGTAAAGGGTGCTTCAACAGGTGAGGGACTGGGCAATAAATTTTTAGCTCATATTCGGGAAGTCGATGCGATTGCGCAAGTTGTTCGCTGTTTTACTGATGCGAATGTTACACATGTTGAAGGTGCTTTAGATCCTTTGCGGGATATTGAAATTATTAATACGGAATTGTGTCTGGCTGATTTGGAAACAGTGGAAAAAAGACTGGATCGCGCCAAGAAAATGCTCAAGACAAGCGAGAAGAAGAAAGCTGAGGCTGAGATTGAACTTATGTCGAGGGTGAAGGAAGGCTTGGAAAAGGCTGAGCCTGCTCGTCGACTGGGTTTGAGTGATGATGAAAATATTCTGCTGAAGGAACTTAATTTATTGACATTAAAACCCGTTTTATTTGTAGCTAACTTAGGTGAAGATGAAGTGGCTGCACCGGAGGAAAATCCTTATTACCTCAAGGTTAAAGAGTATGCTTTAGCCGAACAGGCTCAGGTCATTGCTGTATCAGCGAAAGTAGAAGCTGAAATTGCTGAGCTTGATGATGAGGAAGCCAAGCTGTTTTTAGAGGAATTGGGTCTTAAGGAATCAGGTCTCGATAAATTGATTAAAGTGGGCTACGATCTTTTGGGGCTTATGAATTTTTTTACAGCAGGTGAACCAGAAGTTCGGGCCTGGACCATTTGTAAAGGGACGAAAGCGCCGCAGGCAGCAGGCAAGATCCATTCTGATATTGAGCGGGGCTTTATTCGGGCCGAAATTGTTTCATTTGATGATCTTATGGCTTGTGGTTCTAATCATGCAGCAAAAGAAAAGGGCCTTGTTCGGCTTGAAGGCAAGGATTATATTATGCAAGACGGTGACGTCACTTATTTCCGGTTTAATGTCTAA
- a CDS encoding mechanosensitive ion channel family protein: MGELLPSAMLLELGSRIFRLLAIVVLTGIALRFLGVIIDSLIMPKPGSKMFYLEEKRAKTLTVLLKSIIRYTVYFIAGLSILHEFQIDTTSILAGAGIVGLAVGVGAQGLVKDTITGFFIILEDQYSVGDYITCSDLAGTVEEIGFRVTKLRDSTGVLHIIPNGSINKVSNHTRGYMLATVLVPVNYEADLDEVMGLLDKACDDVGSNFVEVIDGPHVMGVVDLQEGNLFVKVTAKTVPLEQGRVETALRYKIKQLFEEAGIPHPLAWIKLDEKKNRLSAKETKL, from the coding sequence GTGGGAGAATTATTACCATCTGCAATGCTTTTAGAACTTGGCAGCCGAATTTTCAGGTTGCTCGCAATTGTTGTATTGACAGGGATTGCTTTGCGCTTTTTAGGCGTAATTATTGATAGTCTGATTATGCCTAAGCCAGGCAGCAAAATGTTTTATTTAGAAGAAAAAAGAGCGAAAACTTTGACAGTCTTACTAAAGAGTATTATTCGTTATACTGTCTATTTTATTGCTGGACTGTCTATTTTGCATGAATTTCAAATTGATACTACATCTATTTTGGCTGGTGCCGGCATTGTGGGGTTGGCTGTTGGCGTGGGTGCTCAGGGTCTTGTGAAGGACACCATTACGGGATTTTTTATTATTTTAGAGGATCAATATTCTGTGGGGGATTATATTACTTGTAGTGACTTAGCTGGAACGGTAGAAGAAATTGGTTTTCGCGTCACAAAACTGCGGGATTCAACGGGTGTGCTTCATATTATTCCTAATGGTTCTATTAATAAAGTGAGTAATCATACACGAGGCTATATGCTTGCTACTGTTCTTGTACCTGTTAATTATGAAGCCGATTTGGATGAAGTCATGGGACTGCTTGATAAGGCTTGTGACGATGTGGGTAGTAACTTTGTGGAAGTCATTGATGGACCACATGTGATGGGTGTCGTTGATTTGCAGGAAGGCAATCTGTTTGTTAAGGTTACAGCTAAAACGGTACCTCTGGAACAAGGACGTGTGGAAACCGCTTTGCGTTATAAAATTAAACAGCTTTTTGAAGAGGCTGGAATTCCTCATCCATTGGCTTGGATAAAGCTGGACGAAAAGAAAAATCGGCTGAGTGCAAAGGAGACAAAATTATGA
- a CDS encoding DUF951 domain-containing protein, with product MIVRYDVGDVVKMKKNHPCGGNEWQIYRTGIDFGITCLTCGRKVMVPRVKFEKAVKAIVRKTAES from the coding sequence ATGATTGTGCGCTATGATGTTGGTGATGTCGTGAAAATGAAGAAAAATCATCCCTGTGGGGGTAATGAGTGGCAAATTTATCGGACAGGTATTGATTTTGGTATTACTTGCCTGACTTGTGGCCGTAAGGTGATGGTGCCGCGGGTTAAATTTGAAAAAGCTGTGAAGGCCATTGTTCGAAAAACAGCAGAATCTTGA
- a CDS encoding DUF3343 domain-containing protein, which translates to MKLFSNYNRLVSFVSVHQAVLAEEALNQAGISVLLIPTPRDLAISCGMCLLFSQLMEDTVFEIFSKQHILWSKYYSCQAERRLYEKLGDYKGG; encoded by the coding sequence ATGAAGTTATTTTCTAATTATAATCGATTGGTGTCGTTTGTTTCTGTGCATCAAGCTGTTTTAGCTGAAGAAGCATTAAATCAGGCGGGTATTTCTGTCTTGCTTATACCCACGCCTCGAGATCTTGCAATTAGTTGTGGCATGTGTCTGCTTTTTTCGCAGTTAATGGAAGATACAGTTTTTGAAATTTTTTCTAAACAACATATTTTGTGGTCAAAATATTACAGCTGTCAGGCAGAAAGGCGCCTCTATGAAAAATTAGGCGATTATAAAGGAGGATGA